One genomic window of Camelina sativa cultivar DH55 chromosome 5, Cs, whole genome shotgun sequence includes the following:
- the LOC104788466 gene encoding uncharacterized protein LOC104788466, translated as MKHTTTEKTNNIMVVEDDHNDRILWDCGSPLYDSYELVSLTHIIERHFMSIPSLAGTGKMFCSSRTPSDLGEKSNRAASTVVDLCCSSNSTASKLLWGVFQTKWWKKRSKNAETVVDNHKKKKKNLFCRILSGIRIPTTRSGSSKM; from the coding sequence ATGAAACACACCACCACAGAGAAAACGAATAATATTATGGTTGTCGAGGATGATCATAATGATCGTATACTATGGGATTGTGGAAGTCCACTCTATGATTCCTACGAGCTCGTCTCTCTTACTCACATCATCGAACGCCATTTCATGTCTATCCCTTCTCTCGCCGGCACCGgaaaaatgttttgttcttctcgAACGCCGTCCGATCTTGGGGAAAAGTCGAATCGCGCGGCTAGCACCGTCGTGGATCTGTGCTGCTCCTCTAATTCCACGGCTAGTAAATTATTGTGGGGTGTCTTTCAGACCAAGTGGTGGAAGAAGAGGTCGAAAAACGCCGAAACCGTCGTCGATaatcacaagaagaagaagaagaatttgtttTGTCGGATCCTCTCTGGGATAAGGATTCCTACAACAAGATCTGGTTCTTCGAAAATGTga
- the LOC104788467 gene encoding protein ENHANCED DISEASE RESISTANCE 4-like — protein MTESTKVRLVRCPKCENLLSEPEDSPFFQCGGCFTVLRAKIKEREAEADSVSDKSVEHGAKKPVSVNSTSSPEEKAIVDSSDETSSDSDVVPSSLRHQQNVPVLAVETDHPCCSKGEGDRSSILVDKKDDPKSQSGRQDSGLDQFRKRTTKRCDSDSVVINRLSTTSKYPCDEGPSSSSANNYFPDSVREFQKHLKDQSNEAIEQDRAGLLRQLEKLKEQLVQSCNVPGEKPKESLSSTGLLNKGPPMRFHSLGNHAVGGPSYYHQHTEPQFPYNNNSEAPHSLMHPSFGDPHRFQMHGRGPHPLQPSHPYYSGQYVGNNNNSHDLFDAYPQQNNGPFHNSSCSCYHCYENKYWRGSAPVIPDAPYNAGFYPHENVMGFAPPHNPRTYASRGLQQPHGRWPSNFTDTQMDSLSRIRPPRVVLPGGSRHIRPLAGGAPFITCQNCFELLQLPKKPEAGGTKKQQKVRCGACSCLIDLSVVNNKFVLSTNTASTRQGEARVAADYTSDDYDLLGYVFHSLDDEPRDLPGLISDKSSTDMQHVHSHSASLSEGELSSDSLTAKPLAQAQDSPLHDNYVDYSSINHDRSGAGSRSSRSEHDRVTQSKTTAMRQNSMKEVSLASEMEVNFNDYSQNHNNSGVSKDQQQRAKKSGFASIVKKSFKDLTKSINNNDEGNKSNVSINGHLLTERLLRKAEKQAGAIQPGNYWYDYRAGFWGVMGGPGLGILPPFIEEMNYTMPENCSGGTTGVFVNGRELHRKDLDLLAGRGLPPDRDRSYIVDITGRVIDEDTGEELDCLGKLAPTIEKLKRGFGMRLPKRAT, from the exons atgaccGAGTCTACCAAAGTAAGGCTAGTTCGTTGCCCCAAGTGCGAGAATCTCTTATCAGAGCCTGAAGATTCCCCCTTTTTCCAGTGCGGTGGCTGCTTCACCGTTCTTCGTG CCAAAATCAAGGAGCGTGAAGCTGAAGCAGATTCTGTTTCAGACAAGTCCGTGGAACATGGAGCCAAAAAACCAGTTTCAGTTAACTCCACTAGTTCCCCTGAGGAGAAAGCCATTGTGGATTCTAGTGATGAAACTTCATCTGACTCTGATGTTGTTCCATCTTCTTTGAGACACCAGCAAAATGTTCCAGTACTTGCTGTTGAGACTGATCATCCTTGTTGTTCGAAAGGAGAAGGTGACAGATCTAGTATACTAGTGGATAAAAAAGATGACCCCAAATCTCAATCAGGGAGACAAGACTCGGGTTTGGATCAGTTTAGGAAAAGAACAACCAAGAGATGTGATTCTGATAGTGTCGTCATCAATAGATTATCCACCACTTCAAAGTACCCTTGTGATGAAggcccttcttcttcttcagccaaCAACTACTTTCCAGATTCAGTCCGTGAGTTCCAGAAACATTTGAAAGATCAGAGCAATGAAGCAATCGAACAAGACCGAGCTGGTCTTCTGAGACAGTTGGAAAAGCTCAAAGAACAGCTTGTTCAGTCTTGCAATGTGCCTGGTGAGAAACCTAAAGAATCTTTGTCTTCCACAGGGTTGTTGAACAAGGGGCCTCCTATGAGGTTTCACAGTTTGGGTAATCACGCTGTTGGAGGTCCTTCTTATTACCATCAACATACCGAACCGCAATTTCCTTACAACAACAATAGTGAAGCCCCTCATAGTCTGATGCATCCCTCTTTTGGAGACCCTCACAGGTTCCAGATGCATGGAAGAGGTCCTCATCCGCTGCAACCATCTCATCCTTACTACTCGGGACAATATGTTGGTAATAATAACAACAGTCATGATCTTTTTGACGCATACCCACAGCAAAACAACGGGCCTTTTCATAACTCATCTTGCTCTTGTTACCACTGTTATGAGAATAAATACTGGCGAGGTTCAGCACCGGTGATCCCTGATGCACCCTATAACGCCGGTTTTTATCCTCATGAGAACGTTATGGGTTTTGCTCCACCGCATAATCCTAGAACTTACGCTTCTCGTGGTCTACAACAGCCTCATGGCAGATGGCCTAGTAACTTCACTGATACTCAAATGGACTCTCTTTCACGGATACGTCCACCTAGAGTTGTGTTACCAGGCGGCTCTCGTCATATCCGTCCTTTGGCTGGTGGTGCTCCATTTATAACTTGTCAAAACTGCTTCGAGCTTCTACAATTGCCAAAGAAACCAGAGGCTGGTGGTACAAAGAAACAGCAGAAAGTGAGATGCGGAGCTTGCTCATGTTTGATAGATTTATCTGTTGTTAATAACAAATTCGTTCTGTCAACAAACACAGCTTCAACAAGACAAGGAGAAGCTCGTGTAGCTGCTGATTACACTTCCGATGACTATGATCTTCTCGGTTATGTGTTTCATTCGTTGGATGATGAACCAAGAGATCTTCCTGGATTGATTTCAGACAAGTCGTCTACAGATATGCAACATGTTCATTCTCATTCCGCTAGTCTTTCCGAGGGGGAGCTAAGCTCAGACAGTCTAACAGCTAAGCCACTAGCTCAAGCTCAAGATTCTCCTCTTCACGATAACTACGTTGATTACTCATCGATCAATCACGACCGGTCTGGAGCAGGCAGCCGTAGCTCTCGTTCAGAACACGACAGGGTCACACAGAGCAAGACGACGGCTATGAGACAAAACTCCATGAAAGAGGTTTCACTTGCAAGTGAGATGGAAGTTAACTTCAACGATTACTCTCAGAATCATAACAACAGTGGAGTATCTAAAGATCAGCAGCAAAGAGCCAAGAAGAGCGGATTCGCGAGCATTGTGAAGAAAAGCTTCAAGGATCTGACAAAatctattaataataatgatgaaGGGAACAAAAGCAATGTTTCTATAAATGGACATCTTTTAACAGAACGTCTGCTGAGAAAAGCAGAGAAGCAAGCCGGAGCCATTCAGCCAGGAAACTACTG GTATGATTACAGAGCTGGATTCTGGGGAGTAATGGGAGGTCCAGGTCTTGGAATATTACCG CCATTCATAGAAGAGATGAATTACACAATGCCAGAGAACTGCTCAGGTGGAACAACGGGAGTGTTTGTAAACGGAAGAGAGCTTCACCGTAAAGATTTGGACTTGCTTGCGGGTAGAGGACTTCCTCCAGACAGAGATAGATCCTACATTGTTGACATTACGGGTAGAGTCATAGATGAAGACACCGGTGAAGAGCTCGATTGCCTCGGGAAACTTGCCCCAAC aattgagaaattgaaacgTGGGTTTGGGATGAGACTTCCAAAAAGAGCAAcgtga
- the LOC104788468 gene encoding probable WRKY transcription factor 46 — MTKLISHQIHQSFSNMKMKEETLMEEKRVIKELEQGKELVNRLMNNLKNPSSKESNMRLISGILRSYENSIVMMSLDQKTLKRSPETKRMDPSNNKKRRTSDKKTSKKVKVCVGREQEGTSQLDDGFCWRKYGQKDIHGSKNPRGYYRCTHRFTRGCLAVKQVQKSDADPSCYEVKYLEGHTCNGNLLSTTKHSVSLFKEEERNIVPKLHHVTEQPEDISKHMKSEELMLSLDDLENKKEIFRTFSFSNPETENTTGWKNLMENFSPTTTSESGITNELISASVANSPTDDSCFSSLKNILDLSYDWSLM; from the exons atgacaaagcTCATATCTCATCAAATTCACCAAAGCTTCTCTAATATGAAAATGAAGGAAGAGACGCTGATGGAAGAAAAACGTGTGATTAAAGAGCTGGAGCAAGGGAAAGAGTTAGTGAATCGGTTGATGAACAATTTGAAAAACCCTTCTTCTAAAGAATCAAACATGCGTTTGATCTCTGGAATCCTCCGTTCTTACGAAAATTCAATAGTTATGATGAGTCTTGATCAGAAAACTCTTAAGAGAAGCCCCGAGACCAAGAGAATGGATCCGAGTAACAACAAGAAGAG AAGAACCTCGGATAAGAAGACGTCCAAGAAAGTTAAGGTTTGTGTTGGAAGAGAACAAGAAGGAACTTCTCAACTTGATGATGGTTTTTGCTGGAGAAAATATGGTCAGAAAGATATTCACGGATCCAAGAACCCTAG AGGATATTATAGATGTACACATCGATTCACACGAGGGTGTTTAGCGGTGAAGCAAGTACAAAAATCAGATGCAGACCCTTCGTGTTACGAAGTCAAGTACTTAGAGGGTCACACATGTAACGGCAATTTACTATCAACCACCAAacactctgtttctttgtttaaagaagaagaacgaaacATAGTACCTAAGCTACATCATGTTacagagcaacccgaagatatAAGCAAACATATGAAATCTGAAGAATTGATGTTAAGTCTCGATGACTTGGAAAACAAGAAGGAGATTTTCAGAacgttttcattttcaaatccCGAGACTGAGAACACTACTGGCTGGAAAAATCTGATGGAGAATTTTTCTCCTACAACAACATCAGAATCTGGAATCACCAACGAGTTGATATCTGCTTCTGTTGCAAATTCACCGACCGATGATTCgtgtttctcttctttgaaAAATATTCTCGATTTAAGTTATGATTGGTCTTTGATGTAA